TGGATCTAGTAATTACACATAAAAGTGAATATATTGGAATTAAAGAAATGAGAAAGCATATTGCATGGTACTTAAAAGGTTTAAAGGGAACAGCAAGCCTAAGAAATAAGATTAATACAATTGGAACTAAAATTGAAATGGAAAATGTTTTAATAGAATATTTGAATAGTGAAGGAATAGAGGTTTAGAATCGAATAACCTTCTGACAAAGGGCAATAATAGAAATATATTTTTTCTTGTCCAGGAGGCATTAAAATGAAGAGAGTAGTTAGTATAAGCATTGGAAGCTCTAAAAGGGATCATTATGTGGAAACTGAAATAATGGGAGAAAAGTTTATTATTGAACGTATTGGTACTGATGGTAGTATAGAAAAGGCAGTTGATTTAATAAAAAGCATAGATGGTAAAGTTGATGCTATAGGAATGGGTGGTATTGATTTATATTTATGGGCAGGTAGGCGTTCGTATATTATCAAAGGAGCGCTACCACTTAAAAGAGCAGCTAAGATTACTCCAATAGTTGATGGATCAGGATTAAAAAACACATTAGAAAAAAATGTTATTCATTATTTGCAGCAAAATAAATATATTAATTTTAAAGAGAAAAGAGTACTAATCACTAGTGCAATGGATCGTTTTGGCATGGCCGATAGTCTAGAATGTTGTGGGTGTAATTTAACCATAGGAGATTTAATATTTGGCCTTGGTATAAATATTCCGGTACATTCATTAAAAAGCCTACATAGAATAGCAGCAATAGTAGCGCCAATTGCTTGTCGACTTCCATTTCATATTTTATATCCAACAGGTGATAAGCAAAATAAAAATATTTCAAATAAGTTTACTACATATTTTGATAGAGCTGAAATCATAGCAGGAGATTTTCATTATATTAAAAGATTTATGCCTATTAGTATGAATGATAAAGTAATAATTACGAACACAGTTACAAAAGAAGATGTAGGGATTTTAAAAGATAGAGGAGCAAAACTGCTTATTACTACTACACCAGAATTTGAAGGTAGATCTTTTGGTACTAATGTAATAGAAGGAGTAATAGTTGCTATGCTTAAAGCACAAGGGAGAGAAGGCACATTAAACGAATATGAGGAACTTTTGAGTAAACTTGACTTAAAACCTAGAATAGAATATTTAAATAAGAGTCAAGGGGTTATATAGCATTATGAAGGGCTTGTTTTCCCTTGACATTTGATAGTGACTATTCTATAATATGTACAATATATTTATCAGAATAATTAGCCCATAAAAAAAGGGCTAAACTATTTTTTAAGATATTAGATGAATATTAATTAAATTTTTCATCAAAAAAGGATAAAATTACTACATATATAAAAGTATAAAATGGTTATAAGAACATATATTATGAACTAATATCATAAGAATAAATATTAAATATATATTTTAAAATCTAGATCAATTAAGGATGAGGAGAGAGAGATTATGATGGCAGATAGAGAAGTTGTTTTAACGGCTCAGGGGTTAAAAAAGTTAGAGGACGAACTAGAACTACTTAAAACTGTAAGAAGAAAAGAAATAGCTGAAAGAATAAAGCAAGCAATTGCTTTCGGAGATATAAGTGAAAACTCTGAATATGATGAAGCTAAA
This is a stretch of genomic DNA from Alkaliphilus flagellatus. It encodes these proteins:
- a CDS encoding quinate 5-dehydrogenase translates to MKRVVSISIGSSKRDHYVETEIMGEKFIIERIGTDGSIEKAVDLIKSIDGKVDAIGMGGIDLYLWAGRRSYIIKGALPLKRAAKITPIVDGSGLKNTLEKNVIHYLQQNKYINFKEKRVLITSAMDRFGMADSLECCGCNLTIGDLIFGLGINIPVHSLKSLHRIAAIVAPIACRLPFHILYPTGDKQNKNISNKFTTYFDRAEIIAGDFHYIKRFMPISMNDKVIITNTVTKEDVGILKDRGAKLLITTTPEFEGRSFGTNVIEGVIVAMLKAQGREGTLNEYEELLSKLDLKPRIEYLNKSQGVI